TCCTCCGCGACCACGCGCAGGCCGATCTCGGGGAACGTCGCGCGAAATCCGAAGACGAGCTCCGGGTGCGCCGCGGCGTACGGCGCGAGCCTCGCCTGCACGTCGGACTCCCCCATGCCGTGGAGGCGGAACGCGGCGACGTGGCGCGCGGGGGGCGCGGGGAGCGACGGGACGACGTGCGCCTCGAACATCGGCTTAAGCTCCCGCGGAGGCCCGGGGAGGAAGAACGCCTCCGCCCGTTTCGCACGGAGCGCGAAGCCCGGCGCCGTGCCGTTCGAGTTGTCGAGCACGCGGCAGCCCTCCGGCACGTCCGCCTGCTTGAGGTTCACGGGGTGCATCTCCCAGCCTCCCCGCACGAACGCGCCGCGCACGATCTTCTCGGCCTCGGCGCTGCGCACGAGCTTCACGCCGGCCGCCGCCGCCGCCGCCGCGGCCGTCAGATCGTCGTCCGTCGGGCCGAGCCCGCCGCTGACGAGCACGAGATCGCACTCGGAGAAGGCCGCGGTCAGAGCTTCGGTCAGGACCCGCAGGTCGTCGCCGATGGTGACGAACCGCCCGGTCCGGAAGCCGAGCTCGTACAGCCGCCTCGCCATGTACACGGCGTTCGTGTCCGCGAGCGCGCCGCGCAGCAGCTCGTCCCCGGTGTTGATGATCTCGATGCGCATGCCGCTTTCCAATACCGTTCCCGTTGCCCGCGGGATACTGAACAAATTACCAGTACCCGGTTTTACCGACCCCCGGAGGTCGGGTCAAGAAAATCGTCACCCGGCGCCGCGGCGACGCGGCCGCGGCGGCGCCACACACCAGGAGGGCGGAGCGAGCTCCGCCCCTACTCGCTTTCCACGATTCCGAACGGGAGGCGGGCCTGCGGCGTGCCCTCGGCGGCGAAGGCGAACGGCGCCGCGGCCCGGAGCGTGCCCCGCAGATCCGGCATGCTGAGCAGCATGTCCATGGGCGACGGGTCGCGCGTCCTGACGAGCATCTTGGCGAGGCGGAAGATGAGCCCCCGCTGCTGCTTCGGCACGTGGAAGACCTTCGTGTCCCTAGCGACGAAGCCGACCGCCCGGGCGCGCTCGAGCGCCTCGGCGTACCCGCCGATCTCGTCGACGAGCAGGTGCTGCTTGGCGTCCGCGCCGGACCAGATCCGCCCGCGGCCGCGCTTGTCCGCGATCTCCCGGGTGAACCCGCGGCCCCGTCCCTCGACCACGCGATCGAGGAACATGTTGTAGTACTCGCTGATCTGGCCGAGCAGCTTGCGGCGCTCCTCCGGCGTGTACGGCCGCGTCCACGACTCCATGTCGGCGTGCGCGCCGCGCTTGAACGTCGTCACGTCGATGCCGACCTTGCCGAGCAGCCCGGAAACGTCGGCCTTGCCGTAGAAGATGCCGATCGATCCGGTCATCGTCGTCGGCTCGGCGTAGATCACGTCCGCGGCGGACGCGATGTAGTACGCGCCGGACGCGGCCACGCCGCCGAGCGACGCGATCACCG
The Pseudomonadota bacterium genome window above contains:
- a CDS encoding competence/damage-inducible protein A; amino-acid sequence: MRIEIINTGDELLRGALADTNAVYMARRLYELGFRTGRFVTIGDDLRVLTEALTAAFSECDLVLVSGGLGPTDDDLTAAAAAAAAGVKLVRSAEAEKIVRGAFVRGGWEMHPVNLKQADVPEGCRVLDNSNGTAPGFALRAKRAEAFFLPGPPRELKPMFEAHVVPSLPAPPARHVAAFRLHGMGESDVQARLAPYAAAHPELVFGFRATFPEIGLRVVAE